A segment of the Carya illinoinensis cultivar Pawnee chromosome 1, C.illinoinensisPawnee_v1, whole genome shotgun sequence genome:
AACATTGGtaaaggaatttaaaaaattctactttatcattttttatgccatacattaatatgtaattaatatatataaatatatatatatatatattgtccgaactagctagctagctcgagTACGATGAAGACTAGATTAATGTTTAGATCAAAacattagctttttttttttttttttttttttttttttttttaaatttttgggaagaacgattatatataaaaataaaataaaaaagaaaatcgaatatataaataaagctAAAGAAGAGGTAGGTAGGTAGCTAGGGAAGGGACAATAATGTTATGTGCAGCAAAAAGTTAATGATCAACcttcccatgcatgcatgcatgcatgcagcacgTCCTTAAAATTGTTTCAGCAAGATCAGCGACTGCATGCACTGAAAATCATCACGCATCTCGCCGCATAAGTACGTACAACTGAAAAATTTCAAgcaaaaaatcaataataataaaagaagtaatatttatagttatataatacgCAAgtatctcatatttttttaaaaaataaataaatatgatatttatattaaaaaattaattttttaataatagattttatttaaaaaaaattgtgcgatacttacacaatctattactctaataataaataaataaaaaagatggatattaatttttttcagagttttgctacgtacaagtaaatttatataccaatttacgtatcaatactgataatttcatatttaaaatttaaattgacactgatttcaataaaatctattttctgaccaatcatattatacGAGTGTATGTATTGATGCACATAATCgtttacaactagatttttcatttcataataTCTTTCTTATGGaagtgaaatatatatatatatatatataaataataattagtagtagttgatcaattatataattattatttttaaaaacagaaaagagaaaTCTCTGGTTTCAAAGAAGTTTCTAAACTGGTCATACATTTTGATAGACAACACACCCCGAGCTTttttctccaccattttttattGATTCCCTCCCACAATTATCGCTCTCTCTATATCTCTCTATCTTACCCTAACCATCAATCAAAACTATCTGCATGGATCCCAACCTCTGATCCCTCAGACCTCAAACCTGATCTTCTCTTAAGCAAAGTAACCTTTCCAATGGCTTCTTTAATTCTAACCTTACAAAATCCCAAGAAAATAATCTTTGGAAAGACAGGATGGCCTTTTGGATCAGATCCTCTTATCTCCCTCTATTCCTTGGCCTCCTGTccatcctcctcctcctcctccagtACCCCATCACCTCCACCGCCAGTACTGCCACAGCTGTCCGCCTCGGCGTCGTTCGCCGGCCCACTGGCTCCCTCCCCATCTTCCATGAAGCCCCCGCCTTTCGAAACGGGCGTGAATGTGGGTCTGGACACAACAACCTTATCCATGTAGCCATGACCCTTGACGCAAACTACCTCCGGGGCACCATGGCTGCGATTCTGTCAATGTTACAACACTCCGCATGCCCTGAGAACCTCTCCTTCCACTTCCTTTCTGCACACTTTGCCGATACCGACCTCTTTTCAAGCATAAAATCCACCTTCCCTTACCTCAACTTCAAGATTTACCGCTTCGACTCGAGCCGTGTTCATGGGAAGATTTCTAGGTCCATCCGACAAGCTCTTGATCAGCCTCTTAACTATGCAAGAATCTACCTTGCAGACATCATCCCGGTCGATGTTGGGCGGGTTATTTATCTTGATTCCGACCTTGTTGTCGTGGACGATATCTCAAAGCTATGGGCTGTGGACATGGAAAACAAGGTTGTGGCTGCACCCCAATACTGCCGTGCAAATTTCGCACAGTATTTCACCGAGATGTTTTGGTTGGATCCTGATTTGTCGAAAACATTCCAAGGAAGAAATCCATGCTATTTTAACACAGGAGTGATGGTGATGGACGTGGATAAATGGAGAGAAGGAAGGTATACAGAGAAGGTTGAAGAGTGGATGGCGgtgcagaagaagaagaggatatACCATTTGGGgtctttgccaccattcttgCTTGTTTTAGCTGGGAACATCAAGCCAGTCGACCACAGATGGAACCAGCATGGTTTGGGTGGTGATAATTTCGAAGGGAAATGTAGGGGGCTTCATCCTGGCCCCATTAGCCTTCTCCATTGGAGTGGGAAAGGGAAGCCATGGTTGAGGTTAGATTCTAGGAAGCCATGCGCCATAGATTATCTCTGGGCTCCATACGACCTCTACCGTTCTTCGAGACAATGGTTAGAAGGATGAAGAGATCATCAAGGTTGGCGTACGCAGAAATTGGGTTCTTTATGCCAGCTTTCGGTCTCCTTTGCCATGGCTCATGAAAATGAAGCTAACTAGAGCTAGGCGAGCCATTGATGGCATAGTGAAAGGAGAGCGCATCCAGCTTGTTAATACCATTCATTTTTTCCCCTCTTTTTTCGAGGATAGGTTTGGGTACAGTACTGGCGTTGTTTCGGGATTAATtgtaacatgcatgcatggtgtaATTCTTTCAACCATGGAAAAGAATACACATTACACAACATGATTTTGACTCATTTGCTCTGTTTCGGGATCGCAAAAATTGTTACAAATAAATGGTAGGAGCTAGCCTataaaagaagaatttttccttTGGGGAATAAGCTTCTTAATTTAGGACATACATAACCGTGCAGTGTTCAtgcaatatataaattttagggGTGAGAAATCGTATTAATGGGTAAGACTTGTATATCATATGATACGCAATTGGGACGTGGTTGTGACTCGTGAGAACTAGTTCAATTGAGAATTAAGAGAGAGACTCAATATATTTGAGGATGAATGTAAAATTGTGAAGGAGTTTGAGTTAGAGTGAGGCGAGAGTagggttttttaatttttaggtacaaggataaaaatataaatttaacttCCTTAACAGGTTAATCCGTTAAGTAATTATGTTTTAATGGGTCAATTTGTTTTAACCAAAACCTATTAAGGCTAAATCTAAATCTACTTTTATTGTTTCGTATTTGTATTAAGTTAACAAGTCATACCATATATTACtacttctaatatatatatgaaattcatGAGCTTTATATATACGTCTATGGGTGATCGATGATTAAGGTAcgatttagatagtgagttgagatgggataaaagttgaaaattaaataaaatattgttaaaatattatttttttaatattattattattttaagatttgaaaaagttgaattatttattatattttatgtagaaacttaaaaaagttgtaatgatataATTAGATGAAACACTTCTTATATCTAAACAAGACTTAAAATCGCAGTAAACTTATTTAATCATATCCGTTAAATTAAGCGTTTTATTCCTCTTCTTCGCTTGAATATTATTTGTGAAGTGTTTTCTCGTCACTAAGATGGATAAAATAAATGAGAGAAGATAAAAGTCaacgaaaattttgaaaatcaaaatactatataataatttcattatGTCCCCAATCAAAATACATAGATAAAAGGTTGATGCATGCTAATTTAGTTACCTATAATAGTTTCCATTTAAGAAACTCAACTGTTCCATGCTCTGGTCCATCCGTGCCTTGCAAATTACTAGTTTATTTAGAAAATGTTACTCTGGCGGACATTAGACTTATGAGTACCGTTTGACTTGGCATGACCACTAGGtcttattaaaagaaaacaaacagaacgttccactcttttttttttcttttttcttttttcaattgagGCATAATTCTCGTtcgatctatttttttaaatatatgtatatattaatgaaaatgcctataataaaaaaacacttccattaattaaaaaaaaatagaaatgaaattatgattttaaaaataagagagaCTGATCAAGATTTCTAGCAACATTATTGT
Coding sequences within it:
- the LOC122302860 gene encoding probable galacturonosyltransferase-like 4; the encoded protein is MAFWIRSSYLPLFLGLLSILLLLLQYPITSTASTATAVRLGVVRRPTGSLPIFHEAPAFRNGRECGSGHNNLIHVAMTLDANYLRGTMAAILSMLQHSACPENLSFHFLSAHFADTDLFSSIKSTFPYLNFKIYRFDSSRVHGKISRSIRQALDQPLNYARIYLADIIPVDVGRVIYLDSDLVVVDDISKLWAVDMENKVVAAPQYCRANFAQYFTEMFWLDPDLSKTFQGRNPCYFNTGVMVMDVDKWREGRYTEKVEEWMAVQKKKRIYHLGSLPPFLLVLAGNIKPVDHRWNQHGLGGDNFEGKCRGLHPGPISLLHWSGKGKPWLRLDSRKPCAIDYLWAPYDLYRSSRQWLEG